A genomic region of Trifolium pratense cultivar HEN17-A07 linkage group LG3, ARS_RC_1.1, whole genome shotgun sequence contains the following coding sequences:
- the LOC123914759 gene encoding serpin-ZX-like, whose translation MSSSFNELLTTNQTKVSINIAKHLFLKESNKNKNIVFSPLFLQFVLSLIAAGSEGPTKQQLLNFLLSKSSDDLNDFASHLVSDTLNDAAPAGGPRLSFLDGLFVEQTFPLQDSFKQIVSKNYKTILASYDFKNQAEEAVKAVNLWVEKKTNCLIKELLPPRLNDPNTGLIFANALFFKGAWDQKFDVSKTKDYDFHLLNGRSVKVPFMITMEKQCIQTFSDFKVLRLPYKKGGEDKRRFSMYLFLPNAKDGLSALVKRLTSTPNLLRNFLNSRLEVRDCRIPKFNISFGFEATDMLKDLGVDLPFSPKTVNSDVGHGLFVSNIFHKSFFKVEEEREEGTEAAATSDAGFSYKCARPRSRLDFVADHPFLFLIREDLKEEILFIGQVLNPLAR comes from the coding sequence ATGTCTTCTTCTTTCAATGAATTATTAACCACCAACCAAACTAAGGTTTCCATCAATATTGCCAAACATCTGTTCTTGAAAGAATCAAATAAGAACAAGAACATTGTGTTTTCGCCACTGTTTCTCCAATTTGTGCTCAGCCTCATCGCTGCTGGATCTGAGGGTCCCACAAAGCAGCAGCTTCTCAACTTCCTCTTGTCCAAATCCTCCGATGATCTCAACGATTTTGCCTCTCATCTCGTATCCGATACACTCAATGACGCTGCTCCTGCCGGTGGCCCTCGACTCTCTTTTCTGGATGGTCTATTTGTTGAACAAACCTTTCCTCTTCAAGATTCCTTCAAACAAATTGTgtctaaaaattataaaaccatTCTGGCTTCCTATGATTTCAAAAACCAGGCTGAAGAAGCGGTTAAAGCAGTGAATTTATGGGttgaaaaaaagacaaattgCCTTATTAAAGAACTACTTCCTCCAAGATTAAACGATCCCAACACTGGCCTCATCTTTGCTAATGCATTGTTCTTCAAAGGAGCATGGGATCAAAAGTTTGATGTTTCAAAAACTAAAGACTATGATTTTCACCTTCTCAATGGAAGGTCAGTTAAGGTTCCTTTCATGATCACCATGGAGAAGCAGTGTATTCAAACTTTTAGTGATTTTAAAGTTCTTCGTCTTCCTTATAAGAAAGGTGGTGAAGATAAGCGTCGATTCTCCATGTATCTTTTCCTTCCAAATGCAAAAGATGGACTGTCGGCATTAGTTAAGAGGCTGACTTCTACACCTAACTTACTCCGCAACTTTCTTAATTCTCGATTGGAAGTACGTGACTGCAGAATTCCAAAGTTCAATATTTCATTTGGATTTGAAGCTACTGATATGCTTAAGGACCTAGGAGTGGATTTACCCTTCTCTCCAAAAACTGTGAACTCTGATGTGGGTCATGGCCTTTTTGTTTCTAACATATTTCACAAGTCTTTCTTCAAAgtagaagaagaaagagaagaaggCACCGAAGCTGCTGCAACCAGTGATGCAGGCTTTTCATATAAGTGTGCTCGACCTAGATCTAGACTAGACTTTGTTGCTGACCATCccttcttatttttaattagaGAAGATTTGAAGGAAGAAATCCTTTTTATCGGGCAAGTGCTCAATCCTCTTGCTAGGTGA